A window of the Hordeum vulgare subsp. vulgare chromosome 5H, MorexV3_pseudomolecules_assembly, whole genome shotgun sequence genome harbors these coding sequences:
- the LOC123395789 gene encoding uncharacterized protein LOC123395789 codes for MGCCCTTSGGRSTTACGPSATRRRSPTPSSTACSRTTTNASCQDVSLEELEVTFAPSSMGGIFCERIRISKIPRWQFQSYANQIHVRMNVSHSLPEKFHWKIQIYFHGNVSTGLCQCEMGEWQALHGGTWNAVKSPYNSRYVDVKLAHKKSVVFSLSIQEELHKWRLACLGIRFVLLFLSPIVSKWAPFYYGSSMALGILLVVLTVIFQLASGIPVAVVRRRWGHGGVTEGRRGGKGLVPEPSSGIPIAVVHRPWGHGGVAAVARDEAFTEGWRGS; via the exons ATGGGGTGCTGCTGTACGACGTCAGGAGGGAGATCTACGACCGCCTGCGGGCCGTCGGCAACCAGGAGGCGCTCGCCGACCCCTTCTTCGACCGCGTGCTCGAGGACCACTACTAACGCCTCCTGCCAAG ACGTTAGCTTGGAAGAACTGGAGGTGACTTTTGCTCCCTCATCCATGGGTGGAATTTTCTGTGAGCGAATCCGCATATCTAAAATACCAAGGTGGCAGTTTCAAAGCTATGCAAATCAAATACATGTTAGAATGAATGTCTCGCATTCATTGCCAGAAAAGTTCCATTGGAAGATACAGATTTACTTTCATGG GAATGTTTCTACCGGTTTGTGCCAATGTGAGATGGGTGAATGGCAAGCTCTGCACGGTGGCACGTGGAATGCTGTGAAGTCTCCCTAcaacagcagatatgttgatgtgAAACTTGCTCATAAGAAATCTGTTGTCTTCAGCCTTTCCATTCAGGAAG AGCTTCACAAGTGGCGTTTAGCTTGCCTTGGTATTCGATTTGTTCTGCTATTCCTGTCACCCATCGTTAGTAAATGGGCACCTTTTTACTATGGCAGCTCTATGGCTCTTGGAATCCTACTTGTGGTGCTGACTGTCATTTTCCAG CTCGCTAGCGGCATTCCGGTCGCCGTAGTGCGCCGGCGGTGGGGGCATGGAGGAGTTACCGAGGGACGGCgaggcggcaaagggctggtgccGGAGCCCTCTAGCGGCATCCCGATCGCCGTAGTGCACCGGCCGTGGGGGCATGGAGGAGTTGCGGCGGTGGCGAGGGACGAAGCCTTCACTGAGGGATGGCGAGGCAGTTGA